Proteins from a single region of Macrotis lagotis isolate mMagLag1 chromosome 2, bilby.v1.9.chrom.fasta, whole genome shotgun sequence:
- the ADAM15 gene encoding disintegrin and metalloproteinase domain-containing protein 15 isoform X6 encodes MRLALLWALGILGAGSPVPSGPLLDTGQKGEQFPPPKGPPGGYPQPQVLRGNLTVDLSEVLQDRLPQKLQIKLELQGKSHILELQQNGELVPDTPTLVWYQPDGTQVVNEGETLENCCYQGTAQDHPDSWVSVCTCSGLRGLVVLSPENIYTLDPEPWGVTRISKIEDIHLSGGTCALNPGLLVFTQAQSELKLGPHHLYRSKRDVVSETKFVELVIVADHEEVQRYPDLHQLQTRMLEVANQVDAFFRPLNVRVALVGIEVWNEKDMITMDRDAGITLERFLHWRQAELLPRLPHDSAQLVTTNLFLNSAVGMAVQNSICSPSLSGGVNVDHSVSILGVASTMAHELGHSLGLAHDLPGGICPCPGQPPAKSCIMEAATAFLPGLSFSNCSREALEKSLLRGAGGCLFSRPSQLAPRPPRCGNLFVEPGEQCDCGFWEECSDPCCNASSCQLMPGAQCASDGLCCQECQLRPVGWLCRPAREDCDLPEFCSGDSAQCPSDVSLGDGEPCAGGRAVCAAGHCASYTAQCQALWGPGAHPATPLCLQAANIRGDSFGNCGKQSNGSYVPCTPRDASCGQLQCQGGRVHPLLGTTQDTLTETVEVNGTRQTCQWTHLDLGSDVAQPILALMGTTCGPGQQVCIDQRCQPLKLLGAEECRSKCHGHGVCNSNGHCHCDQGWAPPDCSNQGFGGSVDSGALGQQPKANGGLTTGLLLSLLLLALLMLLGACYWHRTHLRRRLCQFKGTSSQYRDTAEAQVRFLHGVVCANGYRASPAGPPERPDPPQRTQATELQLMSSTKVLDGLRVADTALMPNCQLQGG; translated from the exons ATGCGGCTGGCGCTGCTCTGGGCGCTGGGGATCCTGGGCGCCGGGAGTCCCGTGCCCTCGGGGCCCCTCTTGGACACAG GTCAAAAGGGGGAGCAATTCCCACCGCCAAAGGGGCCGCCTGGAGGATACCCACAGCCTCAGGTTCTTCGGGGCAACCTCACCGTTGATCTCTCAGAAGTCCTCCAG GACAGGCTCCCCCAGAAATTACAGATCAAACTAGAGTTGCAGGGTAAGAGCCACATCTTGGAGCTGCAACAGAATGG GGAGCTGGTCCCAGACACCCCTACCCTTGTGTGGTACCAGCCTGACGGCACCCAAGTGGTAAATGAGGGAGAAACTCTG GAGAATTGTTGCTACCAAGGGAcagcacaggaccacccagattcctgggtctcagtttgcaCTTGCTCTGGACTCAG AGGGCTGGTTGTTCTATCGCCAGAGAACATATATACCTTAGATCCTGAACCATGGGGAGTTACCCGTATCTCTAAGATAGAAGATATTCACCTGTCAGGAGGCACCTGTGCCCTAAACCCAGGACTCCTTGTGTTCACCCAGGCACAGTCAGAGCTCAAGCTGGGCCCACACCATCTATATCGG AGTAAACGAGATGTGGTGTCAGAGACAAAATTTGTGGAGTTGGTGATTGTGGCTGACCATGAGGAG GTGCAGAGATACCCAGACCTCCATCAACTGCAGACTCGTATGTTGGAAGTGGCAAACCAGGTGGATGCG TTCTTTAGGCCCCTGAATGTACGGGTGGCACTGGTGGGCATAGAGGTCTGGAATGAGAAGGACATGATCACAATGGACAGAGATGCGGGCATCACTTTGGAGCGCTTCCTCCACTGGCGTCAGGCAGAGCTGCTCCCTCGGCTGCCCCATGACAGTGCTCAGCTGGTCAC gACCAACCTATTTCTGAACTCTGCTGTGGGAATGGCAGTACAGAATTCCATCTGCTCCCCAAGTCTCTCAGGGGGTGTGAATGTG GACCACTCAGTGAGCATTCTGGGTGTGGCATCCACCATGGCCCATGAGCTGGGGCACAGCCTGGGCCTGGCACATGATCTCCCAGGAGGCATTTGCCCCTGCCCAGGCCAGCCTCCTGCCAAGAGCTGTATCATGGAAGCTGCCACAGC CTTCCTGCCTGGTCTGAGTTTTAGCAACTGCAGCAGAGAAGCATTGGAGAAGTCTCTTCTGCGGGGAGCAGGTGGCTGCCTCTTTTCTCGGCCATCTCAACTGGCCCCTCGCCCCCCTCGATGTGGGAACTTATTTGTGGAGCCTGGCGAGCAATGTGACTGTGGCTTCTGGGAG GAATGTTCTGATCCCTGCTGTAATGCCTCCAGTTGCCAACTGATGCCCGGGGCTCAGTGTGCTTCAGATGGTCTCTGCTGTCAGGAATGCCAG CTGCGCCCAGTGGGGTGGCTCTGCCGCCCAGCTCGGGAGGACTGTGACCTGCCCGAGTTCTGCTCAGGGGACAGTGCCCAGTGTCCCTCAGATGTCAGCCTGGGGGATGGCGAGCCCTGTGCAGGGGGCAGAGCTGTCTGTGCTGCTGGACACTGTGCATCTTACACTGCCCAGTGCCAAGCTCTCTGGGGTCCTGGTGCCCACCCTGCTACCCCCTTATGTCTCCAAGCTGCCAACATACGAGGAGACAGCTTTGGGAACTGTGGGAAACAGTCCAACGGCAGTTATGTCCCATGTACTCCTCG AGATGCCAGCTGTGGGCAGCTCCAGTGCCAAGGAGGTAGAGTCCACCCCCTACTGGGCACTACTCAGGATACACTCACGGAGACTGTAGAGGTTAATGGAACCCGCCAGACCTGCCAATGGACACACCTAGACCTAGGCAGTGATGTGGCCCAGCCCATTCTGGCCCTGATGGGCACGACGTGTGGCCCTGGTCAG CAGGTGTGCATTGATCAGCGGTGCCAGCCATTGAAGCTTCTGGGGGCAGAGGAGTGTCGGAGCAAGTGTCATGGACATGGG gtcTGCAATAGCAATGGACATTGCCACTGTGACCAGGGCTGGGCACCACCTGATTGCTCAAACCAAGGCTTTGGGGGCAGTGTGGACAGTGGGGCCCTGGGCCAGCAGCCCAAAG CAAATGGTGGCCTGACTACAGGATTACTCCTCAGTCTCCTCCTTCTGGCATTGCTGATGCTTCTTGGAGCTTGCTATTGGCACCGTACCCATCTACGCCGGAGACTCTGCCAGTTTAAGGGGACCAGTTCCCAGTATAG GGACACTGCTGAGGCCCAGGTTCGATTTCTCCATGGGGTTGTTTGTGCCAATGGTTACAG GGCATCCCCAGCTGGTCCCCCTGAACGTCCTGATCCACCTCAGAGGACTCAAGCAACAGAACTCCAACTGATGTCTAGCACCAAG GTTCTGGATGGTCTGAGAGTGGCTGACACTGCCCTGATGCCAAATTGCCAGCTCCAAGGAGGTTGA
- the ADAM15 gene encoding disintegrin and metalloproteinase domain-containing protein 15 isoform X4, with protein sequence MRLALLWALGILGAGSPVPSGPLLDTGQKGEQFPPPKGPPGGYPQPQVLRGNLTVDLSEVLQDRLPQKLQIKLELQGKSHILELQQNGELVPDTPTLVWYQPDGTQVVNEGETLENCCYQGTAQDHPDSWVSVCTCSGLRGLVVLSPENIYTLDPEPWGVTRISKIEDIHLSGGTCALNPGLLVFTQAQSELKLGPHHLYRSKRDVVSETKFVELVIVADHEEVQRYPDLHQLQTRMLEVANQVDAFFRPLNVRVALVGIEVWNEKDMITMDRDAGITLERFLHWRQAELLPRLPHDSAQLVTTNLFLNSAVGMAVQNSICSPSLSGGVNVDHSVSILGVASTMAHELGHSLGLAHDLPGGICPCPGQPPAKSCIMEAATAFLPGLSFSNCSREALEKSLLRGAGGCLFSRPSQLAPRPPRCGNLFVEPGEQCDCGFWEECSDPCCNASSCQLMPGAQCASDGLCCQECQLRPVGWLCRPAREDCDLPEFCSGDSAQCPSDVSLGDGEPCAGGRAVCAAGHCASYTAQCQALWGPGAHPATPLCLQAANIRGDSFGNCGKQSNGSYVPCTPRDASCGQLQCQGGRVHPLLGTTQDTLTETVEVNGTRQTCQWTHLDLGSDVAQPILALMGTTCGPGQQVCIDQRCQPLKLLGAEECRSKCHGHGVCNSNGHCHCDQGWAPPDCSNQGFGGSVDSGALGQQPKANGGLTTGLLLSLLLLALLMLLGACYWHRTHLRRRLCQFKGTSSQYRDTAEAQVRFLHGVVCANGYRASPAGPPERPDPPQRTQATELQLMSSTKSQGPAKPPPPRKPLPFYPQGRLEGPAEDSSVPLVIPSRPAPPPPTASGAALRV encoded by the exons ATGCGGCTGGCGCTGCTCTGGGCGCTGGGGATCCTGGGCGCCGGGAGTCCCGTGCCCTCGGGGCCCCTCTTGGACACAG GTCAAAAGGGGGAGCAATTCCCACCGCCAAAGGGGCCGCCTGGAGGATACCCACAGCCTCAGGTTCTTCGGGGCAACCTCACCGTTGATCTCTCAGAAGTCCTCCAG GACAGGCTCCCCCAGAAATTACAGATCAAACTAGAGTTGCAGGGTAAGAGCCACATCTTGGAGCTGCAACAGAATGG GGAGCTGGTCCCAGACACCCCTACCCTTGTGTGGTACCAGCCTGACGGCACCCAAGTGGTAAATGAGGGAGAAACTCTG GAGAATTGTTGCTACCAAGGGAcagcacaggaccacccagattcctgggtctcagtttgcaCTTGCTCTGGACTCAG AGGGCTGGTTGTTCTATCGCCAGAGAACATATATACCTTAGATCCTGAACCATGGGGAGTTACCCGTATCTCTAAGATAGAAGATATTCACCTGTCAGGAGGCACCTGTGCCCTAAACCCAGGACTCCTTGTGTTCACCCAGGCACAGTCAGAGCTCAAGCTGGGCCCACACCATCTATATCGG AGTAAACGAGATGTGGTGTCAGAGACAAAATTTGTGGAGTTGGTGATTGTGGCTGACCATGAGGAG GTGCAGAGATACCCAGACCTCCATCAACTGCAGACTCGTATGTTGGAAGTGGCAAACCAGGTGGATGCG TTCTTTAGGCCCCTGAATGTACGGGTGGCACTGGTGGGCATAGAGGTCTGGAATGAGAAGGACATGATCACAATGGACAGAGATGCGGGCATCACTTTGGAGCGCTTCCTCCACTGGCGTCAGGCAGAGCTGCTCCCTCGGCTGCCCCATGACAGTGCTCAGCTGGTCAC gACCAACCTATTTCTGAACTCTGCTGTGGGAATGGCAGTACAGAATTCCATCTGCTCCCCAAGTCTCTCAGGGGGTGTGAATGTG GACCACTCAGTGAGCATTCTGGGTGTGGCATCCACCATGGCCCATGAGCTGGGGCACAGCCTGGGCCTGGCACATGATCTCCCAGGAGGCATTTGCCCCTGCCCAGGCCAGCCTCCTGCCAAGAGCTGTATCATGGAAGCTGCCACAGC CTTCCTGCCTGGTCTGAGTTTTAGCAACTGCAGCAGAGAAGCATTGGAGAAGTCTCTTCTGCGGGGAGCAGGTGGCTGCCTCTTTTCTCGGCCATCTCAACTGGCCCCTCGCCCCCCTCGATGTGGGAACTTATTTGTGGAGCCTGGCGAGCAATGTGACTGTGGCTTCTGGGAG GAATGTTCTGATCCCTGCTGTAATGCCTCCAGTTGCCAACTGATGCCCGGGGCTCAGTGTGCTTCAGATGGTCTCTGCTGTCAGGAATGCCAG CTGCGCCCAGTGGGGTGGCTCTGCCGCCCAGCTCGGGAGGACTGTGACCTGCCCGAGTTCTGCTCAGGGGACAGTGCCCAGTGTCCCTCAGATGTCAGCCTGGGGGATGGCGAGCCCTGTGCAGGGGGCAGAGCTGTCTGTGCTGCTGGACACTGTGCATCTTACACTGCCCAGTGCCAAGCTCTCTGGGGTCCTGGTGCCCACCCTGCTACCCCCTTATGTCTCCAAGCTGCCAACATACGAGGAGACAGCTTTGGGAACTGTGGGAAACAGTCCAACGGCAGTTATGTCCCATGTACTCCTCG AGATGCCAGCTGTGGGCAGCTCCAGTGCCAAGGAGGTAGAGTCCACCCCCTACTGGGCACTACTCAGGATACACTCACGGAGACTGTAGAGGTTAATGGAACCCGCCAGACCTGCCAATGGACACACCTAGACCTAGGCAGTGATGTGGCCCAGCCCATTCTGGCCCTGATGGGCACGACGTGTGGCCCTGGTCAG CAGGTGTGCATTGATCAGCGGTGCCAGCCATTGAAGCTTCTGGGGGCAGAGGAGTGTCGGAGCAAGTGTCATGGACATGGG gtcTGCAATAGCAATGGACATTGCCACTGTGACCAGGGCTGGGCACCACCTGATTGCTCAAACCAAGGCTTTGGGGGCAGTGTGGACAGTGGGGCCCTGGGCCAGCAGCCCAAAG CAAATGGTGGCCTGACTACAGGATTACTCCTCAGTCTCCTCCTTCTGGCATTGCTGATGCTTCTTGGAGCTTGCTATTGGCACCGTACCCATCTACGCCGGAGACTCTGCCAGTTTAAGGGGACCAGTTCCCAGTATAG GGACACTGCTGAGGCCCAGGTTCGATTTCTCCATGGGGTTGTTTGTGCCAATGGTTACAG GGCATCCCCAGCTGGTCCCCCTGAACGTCCTGATCCACCTCAGAGGACTCAAGCAACAGAACTCCAACTGATGTCTAGCACCAAG TCTCAGGGGCCTGCTAAGCCCCCCCCTCCAAGGAAGCCACTGCCCTTCTACCCCCAGGGACGGCTGGAAGGGCCTGCTGAAGATAGCTCCGTGCCCCTCGTTATACCGTCTCG ACCGGCCCCTCCGCCCCCAACGGCCTCCGGGGCAGCTCTACGAGTCTGA
- the ADAM15 gene encoding disintegrin and metalloproteinase domain-containing protein 15 isoform X5: MRLALLWALGILGAGSPVPSGPLLDTGQKGEQFPPPKGPPGGYPQPQVLRGNLTVDLSEVLQDRLPQKLQIKLELQGKSHILELQQNGELVPDTPTLVWYQPDGTQVVNEGETLENCCYQGTAQDHPDSWVSVCTCSGLRGLVVLSPENIYTLDPEPWGVTRISKIEDIHLSGGTCALNPGLLVFTQAQSELKLGPHHLYRSKRDVVSETKFVELVIVADHEEVQRYPDLHQLQTRMLEVANQVDAFFRPLNVRVALVGIEVWNEKDMITMDRDAGITLERFLHWRQAELLPRLPHDSAQLVTTNLFLNSAVGMAVQNSICSPSLSGGVNVDHSVSILGVASTMAHELGHSLGLAHDLPGGICPCPGQPPAKSCIMEAATAFLPGLSFSNCSREALEKSLLRGAGGCLFSRPSQLAPRPPRCGNLFVEPGEQCDCGFWEECSDPCCNASSCQLMPGAQCASDGLCCQECQLRPVGWLCRPAREDCDLPEFCSGDSAQCPSDVSLGDGEPCAGGRAVCAAGHCASYTAQCQALWGPGAHPATPLCLQAANIRGDSFGNCGKQSNGSYVPCTPRDASCGQLQCQGGRVHPLLGTTQDTLTETVEVNGTRQTCQWTHLDLGSDVAQPILALMGTTCGPGQQVCIDQRCQPLKLLGAEECRSKCHGHGVCNSNGHCHCDQGWAPPDCSNQGFGGSVDSGALGQQPKANGGLTTGLLLSLLLLALLMLLGACYWHRTHLRRRLCQFKGTSSQYRDTAEAQVRFLHGVVCANGYRASPAGPPERPDPPQRTQATELQLMSSTKQVLDGLRVADTALMPNCQLQGG; the protein is encoded by the exons ATGCGGCTGGCGCTGCTCTGGGCGCTGGGGATCCTGGGCGCCGGGAGTCCCGTGCCCTCGGGGCCCCTCTTGGACACAG GTCAAAAGGGGGAGCAATTCCCACCGCCAAAGGGGCCGCCTGGAGGATACCCACAGCCTCAGGTTCTTCGGGGCAACCTCACCGTTGATCTCTCAGAAGTCCTCCAG GACAGGCTCCCCCAGAAATTACAGATCAAACTAGAGTTGCAGGGTAAGAGCCACATCTTGGAGCTGCAACAGAATGG GGAGCTGGTCCCAGACACCCCTACCCTTGTGTGGTACCAGCCTGACGGCACCCAAGTGGTAAATGAGGGAGAAACTCTG GAGAATTGTTGCTACCAAGGGAcagcacaggaccacccagattcctgggtctcagtttgcaCTTGCTCTGGACTCAG AGGGCTGGTTGTTCTATCGCCAGAGAACATATATACCTTAGATCCTGAACCATGGGGAGTTACCCGTATCTCTAAGATAGAAGATATTCACCTGTCAGGAGGCACCTGTGCCCTAAACCCAGGACTCCTTGTGTTCACCCAGGCACAGTCAGAGCTCAAGCTGGGCCCACACCATCTATATCGG AGTAAACGAGATGTGGTGTCAGAGACAAAATTTGTGGAGTTGGTGATTGTGGCTGACCATGAGGAG GTGCAGAGATACCCAGACCTCCATCAACTGCAGACTCGTATGTTGGAAGTGGCAAACCAGGTGGATGCG TTCTTTAGGCCCCTGAATGTACGGGTGGCACTGGTGGGCATAGAGGTCTGGAATGAGAAGGACATGATCACAATGGACAGAGATGCGGGCATCACTTTGGAGCGCTTCCTCCACTGGCGTCAGGCAGAGCTGCTCCCTCGGCTGCCCCATGACAGTGCTCAGCTGGTCAC gACCAACCTATTTCTGAACTCTGCTGTGGGAATGGCAGTACAGAATTCCATCTGCTCCCCAAGTCTCTCAGGGGGTGTGAATGTG GACCACTCAGTGAGCATTCTGGGTGTGGCATCCACCATGGCCCATGAGCTGGGGCACAGCCTGGGCCTGGCACATGATCTCCCAGGAGGCATTTGCCCCTGCCCAGGCCAGCCTCCTGCCAAGAGCTGTATCATGGAAGCTGCCACAGC CTTCCTGCCTGGTCTGAGTTTTAGCAACTGCAGCAGAGAAGCATTGGAGAAGTCTCTTCTGCGGGGAGCAGGTGGCTGCCTCTTTTCTCGGCCATCTCAACTGGCCCCTCGCCCCCCTCGATGTGGGAACTTATTTGTGGAGCCTGGCGAGCAATGTGACTGTGGCTTCTGGGAG GAATGTTCTGATCCCTGCTGTAATGCCTCCAGTTGCCAACTGATGCCCGGGGCTCAGTGTGCTTCAGATGGTCTCTGCTGTCAGGAATGCCAG CTGCGCCCAGTGGGGTGGCTCTGCCGCCCAGCTCGGGAGGACTGTGACCTGCCCGAGTTCTGCTCAGGGGACAGTGCCCAGTGTCCCTCAGATGTCAGCCTGGGGGATGGCGAGCCCTGTGCAGGGGGCAGAGCTGTCTGTGCTGCTGGACACTGTGCATCTTACACTGCCCAGTGCCAAGCTCTCTGGGGTCCTGGTGCCCACCCTGCTACCCCCTTATGTCTCCAAGCTGCCAACATACGAGGAGACAGCTTTGGGAACTGTGGGAAACAGTCCAACGGCAGTTATGTCCCATGTACTCCTCG AGATGCCAGCTGTGGGCAGCTCCAGTGCCAAGGAGGTAGAGTCCACCCCCTACTGGGCACTACTCAGGATACACTCACGGAGACTGTAGAGGTTAATGGAACCCGCCAGACCTGCCAATGGACACACCTAGACCTAGGCAGTGATGTGGCCCAGCCCATTCTGGCCCTGATGGGCACGACGTGTGGCCCTGGTCAG CAGGTGTGCATTGATCAGCGGTGCCAGCCATTGAAGCTTCTGGGGGCAGAGGAGTGTCGGAGCAAGTGTCATGGACATGGG gtcTGCAATAGCAATGGACATTGCCACTGTGACCAGGGCTGGGCACCACCTGATTGCTCAAACCAAGGCTTTGGGGGCAGTGTGGACAGTGGGGCCCTGGGCCAGCAGCCCAAAG CAAATGGTGGCCTGACTACAGGATTACTCCTCAGTCTCCTCCTTCTGGCATTGCTGATGCTTCTTGGAGCTTGCTATTGGCACCGTACCCATCTACGCCGGAGACTCTGCCAGTTTAAGGGGACCAGTTCCCAGTATAG GGACACTGCTGAGGCCCAGGTTCGATTTCTCCATGGGGTTGTTTGTGCCAATGGTTACAG GGCATCCCCAGCTGGTCCCCCTGAACGTCCTGATCCACCTCAGAGGACTCAAGCAACAGAACTCCAACTGATGTCTAGCACCAAG CAGGTTCTGGATGGTCTGAGAGTGGCTGACACTGCCCTGATGCCAAATTGCCAGCTCCAAGGAGGTTGA